One window of the Chanos chanos chromosome 11, fChaCha1.1, whole genome shotgun sequence genome contains the following:
- the pds5a gene encoding sister chromatid cohesion protein PDS5 homolog A isoform X2, with product MEFPQQQKPASDGKITYPPGVKEITDKISNDEVVKRLKMVVKTYMDMDQDSEEEKQQYLALALHLASEFFLRNPNKDVRLLVACCLADIFRIYAPEAPYTSHDKLKDIFLFITRQLKGLEDTKSPQFNRYFYLLENLAWVKSYNICFELEDCNEIFIQLFKTLFSVINNSHNKKVQMHMLDLMSSIIMEGDGVTQELLDTILINLIPAHKNLNKQAYDLAKTLLKRTVQTIETCIANFFNQVLVMGKSSVSDLSEHVFDLIQELFAIDPLLLVSVMPQLEFKLKSNDGEERLAVVKLLAKLFGAKDSELATQNRPLWQCFLGRFNDIHVPVRLECVKFASHCLMNHPDLAKDLTEFLKVRSHDPEEAIRHDVIVTIINAGKKDLNLVNDQLLGFVRERTLDKRWRVRKEAMMGLAQLYKKYCLHHEAGKESAQKISWIKDKLLHIYYQNSIDDKLLVEKIFAQYMVPHSLETEEKMKCLYYLYACLDTNAVKALNEMWKCQNMLRGLVRELLDLHKQPTSEANSTAMFGKLMAIAKNLPDAGKAQDFMKKFNQVLGEDEKLRLQLEQLISPTCSCKQAELCVREITRKLTFPKQPTNPFLEMVKFLLERIAPVHIDSEAISALVKLLNKSIEGTADDEDEGVTPDTAIRSGLELLKVLSFTHPTAFHSAETYESLLQCLKMEDDKVAEAAIQIFRNTGQKIETELQQIRSTLIPILHQKAKRGTPHQAKQAVHCIHAIFHNREVQLAQIFEPLSRSLNADVPEQLITPLVSLGHISMLAPDQFASPMKSIVANFIVKDLLMNDRTVGNKNGRLWTADDEVSPEVLAKVQAIKLLVRWLLGMKNNQSKSANSTLRLLSAMLVSEGDLTEQKKISKSDMSRLRLAAGSAIMKLAQEPCYHDIITPEQFQLCGLVINDECYQVRQIFAQKLHMALVKLLLPLEYLAVFALCAKDPVKERRAHARQCLLKNISVRREYIKQNPMHHEKLLSLLPEYVVPYMIHLLAHDPDFTKPQDFEQLRDIKECLWFMLEVLMVKNENNSHAFLRKMVENIKQTKDAQAPDDPKANEKLYIVCDVALFVIANKSTSCHLECPKDPVLPTKFFTPPDKDFINDKDYLSAEARTVLQTGKIPTKPTPVLGTVNKTITVTARRPYTKTTVSDTGSNASTNSQPSSPATIKSKDAGSESEKGARENEENPVITTKKDEGKKELNSDGAQASDKKHIVAGDGTENSMTPDPSAASQPVPNKPRRGRPPKNLANAGAVASTQEKEGGAGRGRKRAAPAQEAGSAASAEPISNKIPKQQKESDTKRAGPQRQIDLQR from the exons atggttGTGAAGACCTATATGGATATGGATCAGGACTCTGAGGAGGAGAAGCAGCAGTATTTGGCTCTGGCTTTGCACCTGGCCTCTGAGTTCTTCCTCAGAAACCCCAATAAAGACGTCCGCCTGCTGGTGGCCTGCTGCCTGGCCGACATCTTCCGCATCTACGCCCCCGAGGCACCCTACACCTCCCACGACAAActcaag gatatttttctgtttataaCCCGACAACTGAAGGGTTTGGAGGACACCAAGAGCCCGCAGTTCAACAGATACTTCTACCTGCTGGAG AACTTGGCCTGGGTGAAGTCCTATAACATTTGCTTTGAGCTGGAAGACTGCAATGAGATCTTCATCCAGCTGTTTaaaacactgttctctgtgattaa taACAGCCATAATAAGAAGGTGCAGATGCATATGCTGGATTTGATGAGCTCCATTATAATGGAGGGAGATGGAGTTACTCAGGAGCTATTGGACACTATCCTCATCAACCTCATCCCTGCACACAAG AACCTTAATAAACAGGCATATGACCTGGCCAAGACTCTGCTGAAGAGAACTGTCCAGACCATCGAAACATGCATTGCTAAT TTCTTTAATCAGGTTCTGGTGATGGGAAAGTCATCGGTGAGCGACCTATCAGAGCACGTGTTTGATCTGATTCAGGAACTGTTCGCTATCGACCCGCTGCTCCTTGTCTCCGTCATGCCACAGCTGGAGTTTAAACTCAAG agTAATGACGGTGAAGAGCGACTGGCAGTAGTCAAGCTGCTGGCCAAACTCTTCGGCGCGAAAGACTCTGAACTCGCCACTCAGAACCGCCCTCTCTGGCAATGTTTTCTGGGAAG GTTTAATGACATTCACGTCCCTGTTCGACTGGAGTGTGTGAAGTTTGCCAGCCACTGTCTAATGAACCACCCGGACCTGGCCAAGGacctgacag agtTCCTGAAGGTTCGGTCACATGACCCTGAGGAGGCCATCCGGCACGATGTCATCGTCACCATCATCAACGCCGGGAAGAAGGACCTGAACCTGGTTAACGACCAGCTCCTGGGCTTCGTCAGGGAGAGAACGCTGGACAAGAGg tgGCGTGTTCGTAAAGAGGCGATGATGGGCCTTGCCCAGCTCTATAAGAAATACTGTCTACACCACGAGGCCGGGAAAGAGTCCGCCCAGAAAATCAGCTGGATCAAAGACAAACTACTGCACATTTACTATCAGAACAGCATCGATGACAA GCTGCTGGTTGAGAAGATCTTTGCGCAGTACATGGTCCCACACAGTTTGGAGACGGAGGAGAAGATGAAGTGTCTCTATTACCTTTACGCCTGCCTTGACACCAATGCAGTAAa ggcTCTGAATGAAATGTGGAAGTGTCAAAACATGCTGAGGGGGTTGGTGAGAGAACTGCTGGATCTGCACAAACAGCCGacg TCTGAAGCAAACAGCACAGCCATGTTTGGGAAGCTGATGGCCATCGCCA AGAATCTTCCGGATGCAGGGAAGGCTCAGGACTTCATGAAGAAATTTAACCAGGTACTGGGAGAGGATGAGAAACTCCGCTTGCAGCTGGAGCAGCTCATCAGTCCCACCTGTTCCTGCAAACAGGCCGAGCTGTGCGTG AGGGAGATTACGAGGAAGCTGACCTTCCCCAAACAACCCACGAACCCGTTCCTGGAGATGGTGAAGTTCCTGCTGGAGAGAATAGCTCCTGTTCACATTGACTCTGAGGCCATAAG cgctCTGGTGAAACTGCTGAACAAATCCATCGAGGGAACGGCCGACGATGAAGATGAAGGTGTAACTCCAGATACAGCTATACGCTCAGGACTGGAACTGCTCAAG gttttgTCTTTTACCCACCCCACGGCGTTCCACTCTGCGGAGACCTACGAGTCCCTGCTGCAGTGTCTGAAGATGGAGGATGATAAAGTAGCGGAGGCAGCCATCCAGATCTTCAGAAACACCGGACAGAAAATCGAGACCGAGCTCCAGCAGATACGATC gaCCCTGATTCCCATCCTGCACCAGAAAGCCAAGAGGGGAACCCCACACCAGGCCAAGCAGGCAGTGCACTGTATTCATGCCATCTTCCACAACAGAGAGGTGCAGCTCGCCCAAATATTCGAG ccGTTGTCCCGCAGTCTTAATGCGGATGTCCCAGAGCAGTTGATAACTCCACTGGTTTCACTGGGTCATATATCCATGCTGGCACCAGACCAGTTCGCCTCGCCCATGAAATCCATCGTCGCCAACTTCATCGTCAAGGACCTGCTCATGAACGACAGA ACGGTGGGAAACAAGAACGGGCGGTTATGGACGGCGGATGACGAGGTGTCACCCGAGGTCTTGGCAAAG gtgcAGGCAATAAAGCTGCTGGTGCGTTGGTTGCTGGGAATGAAAAATAATCAGTCGAAATCAGCCAACTCCACTCTGAGACTGCTCTCTGCCATGCTGGTCAGCGAGGGAGACCTCACAGAGCAGAAGAAAATCAG TAAGTCGGACATGTCTCGGCTGAGGCTGGCAGCAGGCAGTGCCATCATGAAGCTGGCACAGGAGCCCTGTTACCATGACATCATCACGCCAGAGCAGTTTCAGCTCTGTGGACTGGTCATCAAC GACGAGTGTTACCAGGTGCGGCAGATCTTTGCTCAGAAGCTGCACATGGCCCTGGTCAAGCTCTTGTTGCCGTTGGAGTACCTGGCCGTGTTCGCTCTGTGTGCCAAAGACCCGGTCAAAGAGAGACGGGCACATGCGCGCCAGTGTCTGCTCAAAAACATCAGCGTCCGCCGAGAATACATCAAACAGAACCCCATGCACCACG AGAAGCTGTTGTCTCTCCTACCTGAGTACGTGGTCCCCTATATGATCCACTTGCTAGCGCATGATCCTGACTTCACCAAACCACAGGATTTTGAGCAGCTCAGAGACATTAAAGA atgttTGTGGTTTATGCTGGAGGTGCTGATGGTGAAAAATGAGAATAACAGTCACGCGTTCCTGAGGAAAATGGTGGAAAacatcaaacagacaaaagacgCACAGGCGCCTGACGACCCGAAGGCCAACGAG aagCTGTACATCGTCTGTGATGTGGCATTGTTCGTAATCGCGAATAAGAGCACTTCCTGTCACCTGGAATGTCCTAAAGATCCTGTCCTGCCCACCAAGTTCTTCACTCCGCCCGACAAG GACTTCATCAACGACAAAGATTACTTGTCTGCAGAAGCCAGAACAGTACTGCAGACTGGGAAAATTCCA ACGAAGCCCACTCCAGTTCTCGGCACAGTGAACAAGACGATAACGGTAACAGCCCGTCGGCCGTACACCAAAACGACCGTCTCGGACACGGGAAGCAACGCCAGCACGAACTCTCAACCCAGTTCTCCGGCAACCATCAAGAGCAA GGACGCAGGCTCTGAGTCAGAGAAAGGAGCGAGGGAGAACGAGGAGAACCCGGTCATTACGACGAAAAAAGACGAGGGAAAGAAG gagctGAACTCAGACGGAGCTCAGGCCAGCGATAAGAAGCACATCGTCGCTGGCGACGGTACTGAAAACAGCATGACCCCCGACCCGTCTGCCGCATCACAGCCCGTCCCCAACAAACCCCGCCGAGGTCGCCCGCCCAAAAACCTGGCCAACGCCGGCGCAGTGGCCTCCACCCAGGAGAAAGAAGGCGGGGCCGGGCGCGGCAGGAAGAGGGCGGCGCCCGCCCAGGAGGCCGGCTCCGCGGCATCGGCTGAGCCAATCAGCAACAAGATACCAAAACAGCAGAAGGAAAGCGACACAAAGAGGGCGGggccacagagacagatagacctGCAAAG gtAA
- the pds5a gene encoding sister chromatid cohesion protein PDS5 homolog A isoform X1, giving the protein MEFPQQQKPASDGKITYPPGVKEITDKISNDEVVKRLKMVVKTYMDMDQDSEEEKQQYLALALHLASEFFLRNPNKDVRLLVACCLADIFRIYAPEAPYTSHDKLKDIFLFITRQLKGLEDTKSPQFNRYFYLLENLAWVKSYNICFELEDCNEIFIQLFKTLFSVINNSHNKKVQMHMLDLMSSIIMEGDGVTQELLDTILINLIPAHKNLNKQAYDLAKTLLKRTVQTIETCIANFFNQVLVMGKSSVSDLSEHVFDLIQELFAIDPLLLVSVMPQLEFKLKSNDGEERLAVVKLLAKLFGAKDSELATQNRPLWQCFLGRFNDIHVPVRLECVKFASHCLMNHPDLAKDLTEFLKVRSHDPEEAIRHDVIVTIINAGKKDLNLVNDQLLGFVRERTLDKRWRVRKEAMMGLAQLYKKYCLHHEAGKESAQKISWIKDKLLHIYYQNSIDDKLLVEKIFAQYMVPHSLETEEKMKCLYYLYACLDTNAVKALNEMWKCQNMLRGLVRELLDLHKQPTSEANSTAMFGKLMAIAKNLPDAGKAQDFMKKFNQVLGEDEKLRLQLEQLISPTCSCKQAELCVREITRKLTFPKQPTNPFLEMVKFLLERIAPVHIDSEAISALVKLLNKSIEGTADDEDEGVTPDTAIRSGLELLKVLSFTHPTAFHSAETYESLLQCLKMEDDKVAEAAIQIFRNTGQKIETELQQIRSTLIPILHQKAKRGTPHQAKQAVHCIHAIFHNREVQLAQIFEPLSRSLNADVPEQLITPLVSLGHISMLAPDQFASPMKSIVANFIVKDLLMNDRTVGNKNGRLWTADDEVSPEVLAKVQAIKLLVRWLLGMKNNQSKSANSTLRLLSAMLVSEGDLTEQKKISKSDMSRLRLAAGSAIMKLAQEPCYHDIITPEQFQLCGLVINDECYQVRQIFAQKLHMALVKLLLPLEYLAVFALCAKDPVKERRAHARQCLLKNISVRREYIKQNPMHHEKLLSLLPEYVVPYMIHLLAHDPDFTKPQDFEQLRDIKECLWFMLEVLMVKNENNSHAFLRKMVENIKQTKDAQAPDDPKANEKLYIVCDVALFVIANKSTSCHLECPKDPVLPTKFFTPPDKDFINDKDYLSAEARTVLQTGKIPTKPTPVLGTVNKTITVTARRPYTKTTVSDTGSNASTNSQPSSPATIKSKDAGSESEKGARENEENPVITTKKDEGKKELNSDGAQASDKKHIVAGDGTENSMTPDPSAASQPVPNKPRRGRPPKNLANAGAVASTQEKEGGAGRGRKRAAPAQEAGSAASAEPISNKIPKQQKESDTKRAGPQRQIDLQR; this is encoded by the exons atggttGTGAAGACCTATATGGATATGGATCAGGACTCTGAGGAGGAGAAGCAGCAGTATTTGGCTCTGGCTTTGCACCTGGCCTCTGAGTTCTTCCTCAGAAACCCCAATAAAGACGTCCGCCTGCTGGTGGCCTGCTGCCTGGCCGACATCTTCCGCATCTACGCCCCCGAGGCACCCTACACCTCCCACGACAAActcaag gatatttttctgtttataaCCCGACAACTGAAGGGTTTGGAGGACACCAAGAGCCCGCAGTTCAACAGATACTTCTACCTGCTGGAG AACTTGGCCTGGGTGAAGTCCTATAACATTTGCTTTGAGCTGGAAGACTGCAATGAGATCTTCATCCAGCTGTTTaaaacactgttctctgtgattaa taACAGCCATAATAAGAAGGTGCAGATGCATATGCTGGATTTGATGAGCTCCATTATAATGGAGGGAGATGGAGTTACTCAGGAGCTATTGGACACTATCCTCATCAACCTCATCCCTGCACACAAG AACCTTAATAAACAGGCATATGACCTGGCCAAGACTCTGCTGAAGAGAACTGTCCAGACCATCGAAACATGCATTGCTAAT TTCTTTAATCAGGTTCTGGTGATGGGAAAGTCATCGGTGAGCGACCTATCAGAGCACGTGTTTGATCTGATTCAGGAACTGTTCGCTATCGACCCGCTGCTCCTTGTCTCCGTCATGCCACAGCTGGAGTTTAAACTCAAG agTAATGACGGTGAAGAGCGACTGGCAGTAGTCAAGCTGCTGGCCAAACTCTTCGGCGCGAAAGACTCTGAACTCGCCACTCAGAACCGCCCTCTCTGGCAATGTTTTCTGGGAAG GTTTAATGACATTCACGTCCCTGTTCGACTGGAGTGTGTGAAGTTTGCCAGCCACTGTCTAATGAACCACCCGGACCTGGCCAAGGacctgacag agtTCCTGAAGGTTCGGTCACATGACCCTGAGGAGGCCATCCGGCACGATGTCATCGTCACCATCATCAACGCCGGGAAGAAGGACCTGAACCTGGTTAACGACCAGCTCCTGGGCTTCGTCAGGGAGAGAACGCTGGACAAGAGg tgGCGTGTTCGTAAAGAGGCGATGATGGGCCTTGCCCAGCTCTATAAGAAATACTGTCTACACCACGAGGCCGGGAAAGAGTCCGCCCAGAAAATCAGCTGGATCAAAGACAAACTACTGCACATTTACTATCAGAACAGCATCGATGACAA GCTGCTGGTTGAGAAGATCTTTGCGCAGTACATGGTCCCACACAGTTTGGAGACGGAGGAGAAGATGAAGTGTCTCTATTACCTTTACGCCTGCCTTGACACCAATGCAGTAAa ggcTCTGAATGAAATGTGGAAGTGTCAAAACATGCTGAGGGGGTTGGTGAGAGAACTGCTGGATCTGCACAAACAGCCGacg TCTGAAGCAAACAGCACAGCCATGTTTGGGAAGCTGATGGCCATCGCCA AGAATCTTCCGGATGCAGGGAAGGCTCAGGACTTCATGAAGAAATTTAACCAGGTACTGGGAGAGGATGAGAAACTCCGCTTGCAGCTGGAGCAGCTCATCAGTCCCACCTGTTCCTGCAAACAGGCCGAGCTGTGCGTG AGGGAGATTACGAGGAAGCTGACCTTCCCCAAACAACCCACGAACCCGTTCCTGGAGATGGTGAAGTTCCTGCTGGAGAGAATAGCTCCTGTTCACATTGACTCTGAGGCCATAAG cgctCTGGTGAAACTGCTGAACAAATCCATCGAGGGAACGGCCGACGATGAAGATGAAGGTGTAACTCCAGATACAGCTATACGCTCAGGACTGGAACTGCTCAAG gttttgTCTTTTACCCACCCCACGGCGTTCCACTCTGCGGAGACCTACGAGTCCCTGCTGCAGTGTCTGAAGATGGAGGATGATAAAGTAGCGGAGGCAGCCATCCAGATCTTCAGAAACACCGGACAGAAAATCGAGACCGAGCTCCAGCAGATACGATC gaCCCTGATTCCCATCCTGCACCAGAAAGCCAAGAGGGGAACCCCACACCAGGCCAAGCAGGCAGTGCACTGTATTCATGCCATCTTCCACAACAGAGAGGTGCAGCTCGCCCAAATATTCGAG ccGTTGTCCCGCAGTCTTAATGCGGATGTCCCAGAGCAGTTGATAACTCCACTGGTTTCACTGGGTCATATATCCATGCTGGCACCAGACCAGTTCGCCTCGCCCATGAAATCCATCGTCGCCAACTTCATCGTCAAGGACCTGCTCATGAACGACAGA ACGGTGGGAAACAAGAACGGGCGGTTATGGACGGCGGATGACGAGGTGTCACCCGAGGTCTTGGCAAAG gtgcAGGCAATAAAGCTGCTGGTGCGTTGGTTGCTGGGAATGAAAAATAATCAGTCGAAATCAGCCAACTCCACTCTGAGACTGCTCTCTGCCATGCTGGTCAGCGAGGGAGACCTCACAGAGCAGAAGAAAATCAG TAAGTCGGACATGTCTCGGCTGAGGCTGGCAGCAGGCAGTGCCATCATGAAGCTGGCACAGGAGCCCTGTTACCATGACATCATCACGCCAGAGCAGTTTCAGCTCTGTGGACTGGTCATCAAC GACGAGTGTTACCAGGTGCGGCAGATCTTTGCTCAGAAGCTGCACATGGCCCTGGTCAAGCTCTTGTTGCCGTTGGAGTACCTGGCCGTGTTCGCTCTGTGTGCCAAAGACCCGGTCAAAGAGAGACGGGCACATGCGCGCCAGTGTCTGCTCAAAAACATCAGCGTCCGCCGAGAATACATCAAACAGAACCCCATGCACCACG AGAAGCTGTTGTCTCTCCTACCTGAGTACGTGGTCCCCTATATGATCCACTTGCTAGCGCATGATCCTGACTTCACCAAACCACAGGATTTTGAGCAGCTCAGAGACATTAAAGA atgttTGTGGTTTATGCTGGAGGTGCTGATGGTGAAAAATGAGAATAACAGTCACGCGTTCCTGAGGAAAATGGTGGAAAacatcaaacagacaaaagacgCACAGGCGCCTGACGACCCGAAGGCCAACGAG aagCTGTACATCGTCTGTGATGTGGCATTGTTCGTAATCGCGAATAAGAGCACTTCCTGTCACCTGGAATGTCCTAAAGATCCTGTCCTGCCCACCAAGTTCTTCACTCCGCCCGACAAG GACTTCATCAACGACAAAGATTACTTGTCTGCAGAAGCCAGAACAGTACTGCAGACTGGGAAAATTCCA ACGAAGCCCACTCCAGTTCTCGGCACAGTGAACAAGACGATAACGGTAACAGCCCGTCGGCCGTACACCAAAACGACCGTCTCGGACACGGGAAGCAACGCCAGCACGAACTCTCAACCCAGTTCTCCGGCAACCATCAAGAGCAA GGACGCAGGCTCTGAGTCAGAGAAAGGAGCGAGGGAGAACGAGGAGAACCCGGTCATTACGACGAAAAAAGACGAGGGAAAGAAG gagctGAACTCAGACGGAGCTCAGGCCAGCGATAAGAAGCACATCGTCGCTGGCGACGGTACTGAAAACAGCATGACCCCCGACCCGTCTGCCGCATCACAGCCCGTCCCCAACAAACCCCGCCGAGGTCGCCCGCCCAAAAACCTGGCCAACGCCGGCGCAGTGGCCTCCACCCAGGAGAAAGAAGGCGGGGCCGGGCGCGGCAGGAAGAGGGCGGCGCCCGCCCAGGAGGCCGGCTCCGCGGCATCGGCTGAGCCAATCAGCAACAAGATACCAAAACAGCAGAAGGAAAGCGACACAAAGAGGGCGGggccacagagacagatagacctGCAAAGGTAA